The Candidatus Zixiibacteriota bacterium genome has a window encoding:
- the coaBC gene encoding bifunctional phosphopantothenoylcysteine decarboxylase/phosphopantothenate--cysteine ligase CoaBC, with protein MPLKGKKILLGLTGGIACYKIPYLIRFLLKHEAEVRVVMSRAATEFITPLTLETVSGSPVMVEMFDPNSFVGTRHIDLAQWPDLVVVAPTTANFLGKVASGICDDLLTTIICATPQQILIAPAMNHNMWANPITARNFKTLTELGYLAVGPEEGEMACDQSGVGRMAEPETIFAAVESFFKPSAKKKALEGKRIVITAGPTQEAIDPVRFISNYSSGKMGYALARQAQSLGAVVTLISGPTALAAPFGVKLVAVQSTADLQKVVGESFPECDCLIMAAAPADYRPVRVHSSKMKRQAGGQNLELVPTDDILSSVTGSKREEQVVVGFALETDNGVANARKKLKEKRLDLIVLNQPGPDSGFISDTNRVSVIGPGRKPISWPLAPKEEIALKLLELIGKML; from the coding sequence ATGCCTCTCAAGGGAAAGAAAATTCTGCTTGGCCTTACCGGTGGGATTGCTTGTTACAAAATTCCCTACTTGATCCGATTTTTGCTCAAACACGAAGCTGAAGTGCGTGTGGTCATGTCGCGTGCCGCCACCGAGTTCATTACTCCGTTGACTCTTGAGACAGTTTCTGGTTCTCCGGTAATGGTTGAGATGTTTGATCCGAATTCGTTTGTAGGTACGCGTCATATTGATCTGGCTCAATGGCCGGATCTGGTCGTTGTCGCACCTACTACAGCCAATTTCCTGGGCAAAGTTGCTTCAGGTATCTGCGATGATCTGTTGACTACGATTATATGCGCCACGCCCCAGCAGATTTTGATAGCCCCGGCCATGAATCATAATATGTGGGCCAATCCAATCACTGCCCGTAATTTCAAGACTCTGACCGAACTTGGATATCTGGCTGTTGGTCCGGAGGAAGGGGAGATGGCCTGCGATCAGAGTGGGGTCGGACGGATGGCGGAACCGGAGACGATCTTTGCTGCTGTCGAATCCTTTTTCAAACCTTCAGCAAAAAAAAAAGCGCTCGAAGGTAAGAGGATTGTAATCACAGCCGGCCCGACCCAGGAGGCCATTGATCCTGTAAGATTCATCAGCAATTACTCATCCGGCAAGATGGGATATGCTTTGGCCCGACAGGCTCAGTCTCTGGGGGCGGTTGTTACACTGATTTCCGGGCCGACGGCTTTAGCTGCTCCGTTTGGTGTAAAGCTGGTTGCTGTTCAATCCACGGCCGATCTTCAAAAGGTGGTCGGAGAAAGTTTCCCCGAATGCGATTGTCTTATCATGGCAGCTGCACCAGCCGACTATCGTCCTGTCCGGGTACACTCCTCCAAGATGAAACGACAAGCCGGTGGACAAAACCTGGAATTGGTACCGACCGATGATATTCTTTCATCAGTGACCGGTTCGAAACGTGAAGAACAGGTTGTAGTCGGGTTTGCTCTTGAGACTGACAACGGGGTGGCCAACGCTCGCAAGAAACTCAAAGAAAAACGACTCGACCTGATTGTCCTCAACCAGCCCGGTCCCGACAGCGGGTTCATTTCTGATACAAACCGGGTGAGTGTTATCGGTCCGGGCCGAAAACCGATCTCATGGCCGCTGGCTCCGAAAGAAGAAATTGCTCTCAAGCTCCTTGAACTCATCGGCAAGATGCTGTAA
- a CDS encoding serpin family protein — MKKYSILIICLTGILCFFCNSSAVGDGGDTPSGQQLVRSPGELTKTEKDLVGSCNRFAFKLFREIAENEAADSNVFVSPLSVSYALGMAYNGAVGETREAIAATIELDGLTDQQINSSFSSLVEILTKADPVVDFSMANSIWYRKNKAIQSSFVDVCREYFDARVEEIDFQAPWAADTINAWVDSKTNGKITEMVKPPIDANTAMILTTASSFTGLWKFPFDTAYTSVRPFHLPDGTEIECDMMWLPEDDHVTKTGKGWEFDPSATYFLNNLLGVANLPYGGGGFRMMLIVPNSTLTLDSIINELTIENWTTWLGKLHPHRFYVALPKFRFTSTVDLKEGLEALGVGTIFDSEKFDHSNTSSDSLEGLDNIIQKALIQVGEDGLEPVDVPHYIFIDSLPPQVIADHPFLFIIHEEQSGAILFMGKIARPVWID; from the coding sequence ATGAAGAAATACTCTATCCTAATAATATGTTTGACCGGAATACTATGCTTCTTCTGCAACAGCTCTGCAGTGGGAGACGGTGGGGATACGCCTTCGGGCCAACAGTTGGTCAGAAGTCCAGGGGAGTTGACTAAAACTGAGAAGGACCTGGTAGGGTCCTGCAATCGATTTGCCTTTAAGCTGTTCCGTGAAATTGCCGAAAACGAAGCTGCCGACTCAAACGTCTTCGTTTCGCCGCTTTCTGTTTCATATGCCCTGGGTATGGCCTACAACGGTGCGGTTGGGGAAACACGCGAGGCCATTGCCGCGACGATAGAACTTGACGGTCTTACGGACCAGCAAATCAATTCATCATTTTCGAGCCTTGTCGAAATTCTAACTAAGGCTGATCCGGTCGTCGATTTCAGCATGGCCAACTCAATCTGGTACCGGAAGAATAAGGCAATTCAGTCGAGCTTCGTCGATGTTTGCCGTGAGTACTTTGATGCCCGTGTTGAGGAGATTGACTTCCAGGCACCGTGGGCTGCGGACACAATCAACGCCTGGGTCGACTCCAAGACCAACGGCAAGATTACCGAGATGGTGAAGCCACCGATTGACGCCAATACGGCCATGATTCTCACTACCGCCTCATCCTTCACCGGCCTCTGGAAGTTCCCCTTTGATACCGCTTACACATCTGTTCGGCCGTTTCATCTTCCGGATGGCACCGAAATTGAATGTGACATGATGTGGCTGCCAGAAGACGATCATGTGACAAAGACTGGTAAAGGATGGGAATTTGATCCTAGCGCCACCTATTTTCTGAACAACCTATTGGGAGTCGCCAATCTTCCTTACGGAGGAGGTGGTTTCCGCATGATGTTGATTGTACCGAACTCCACGCTGACCTTGGATTCGATCATCAATGAGCTGACGATCGAGAATTGGACGACCTGGCTTGGCAAACTTCATCCACACCGTTTCTATGTCGCGCTACCGAAGTTCAGATTCACTTCCACCGTAGATCTAAAGGAGGGGCTCGAAGCTCTCGGCGTGGGCACAATCTTCGATTCCGAAAAGTTTGATCACAGTAACACATCTTCCGACAGCTTGGAGGGATTGGACAACATAATACAGAAGGCATTGATTCAGGTTGGCGAAGACGGATTGGAACCTGTAGACGTACCACACTACATCTTCATTGATTCTCTCCCTCCACAGGTGATCGCCGACCACCCTTTCCTCTTTATTATCCACGAAGAGCAATCCGGGGCCATCTTGTTCATGGGCAAAATCGCTCGCCCCGTGTGGATCGATTAG
- the tsaA gene encoding tRNA (N6-threonylcarbamoyladenosine(37)-N6)-methyltransferase TrmO, with the protein MQKITLTQIGIIHTPFVEPQGTPIQPQRSGEAKGTIEVFPEFVAGLADLDGFSHIILLYFMHLTDGFKLAVTPFLDDHPRGLFATRAPRRPSPIGLSVVRLEQIDGQELCIREVDMVDGTPLLDIKPYIPRFDDVSDIRIGWLEGKAKRAENHRADDRFRS; encoded by the coding sequence ATGCAGAAGATCACGCTAACTCAAATCGGCATCATTCACACACCTTTTGTTGAGCCGCAAGGTACTCCGATTCAGCCCCAGCGTTCCGGCGAAGCTAAGGGAACAATTGAGGTCTTTCCTGAGTTTGTGGCCGGGTTGGCCGATCTTGATGGTTTTTCACACATCATCCTGTTGTATTTCATGCATTTAACAGATGGCTTCAAGCTGGCTGTAACTCCGTTTCTGGACGATCATCCTCGGGGACTATTCGCCACTAGAGCACCGCGTCGACCGTCGCCCATCGGTCTGTCGGTGGTTCGACTGGAGCAGATTGATGGCCAAGAGTTATGCATCAGGGAGGTCGATATGGTTGACGGTACCCCCTTATTGGATATCAAGCCATACATTCCACGCTTCGATGATGTGAGCGATATACGTATTGGGTGGCTGGAAGGAAAAGCCAAACGAGCCGAGAATCACCGTGCTGACGACCGTTTTCGGTCATGA
- the radA gene encoding DNA repair protein RadA: MVLKKNRTAYFCSQCGAEHPRWQGQCRECAQWNSLVEEKKMSVRGGGVANNPMVDKQALPDISLESSRGHKSGIDEFDRVLGGQLVPGAAVLIGGEPGIGKSTLLLQAAGAYSALGLKVAYITGEEAPTQIKQRAQRLGVTGENISVINATCLEDITRIVSETPFAVVLIDSIQTVASSNLDSPPGTVGQVREAAHQLILQARTKQFALFLVGHVTKDGMVAGPKLLEHMVDTVIYFEGDSSHLYRILRATKNRFGSVSEIGLFEMLPEGLVEVVNPSSLFMSDRNDAPRTGSVVTSICQGQRPILVEIQALVSPSSYGNPQRVAGGIDNKRLALLLAILERRGGYPMGANDVFVSVAGGLRLSEPAVDLPVLIAIASSVLNRPVDPHTLVVGEVGLSGEVRGITMIDQRINEAGKMGLKTVVAPVSSLGRVKATDVNVVGVKTLSATLENLLG, translated from the coding sequence ATGGTTCTGAAGAAGAACAGGACAGCCTATTTCTGCTCCCAGTGTGGAGCCGAACATCCCCGCTGGCAGGGACAATGTCGTGAATGTGCGCAGTGGAATTCGTTGGTTGAAGAAAAAAAGATGTCGGTACGTGGGGGAGGGGTGGCGAACAATCCGATGGTCGACAAACAGGCGCTGCCTGACATTAGTCTTGAATCGAGCCGAGGGCACAAGAGCGGTATTGATGAGTTTGACCGCGTACTCGGGGGACAATTGGTGCCGGGAGCAGCGGTTCTGATTGGCGGGGAACCGGGAATTGGCAAGTCGACTTTATTACTGCAGGCCGCAGGAGCATATTCCGCTCTGGGTTTGAAAGTGGCCTATATCACGGGTGAAGAAGCACCAACCCAGATCAAGCAACGTGCCCAGCGTCTTGGTGTAACCGGTGAGAACATATCTGTTATCAACGCCACGTGTCTTGAGGACATCACCCGTATAGTAAGTGAGACACCTTTTGCGGTTGTGTTGATCGACTCGATCCAAACGGTCGCATCATCCAATCTTGATTCACCTCCCGGCACGGTGGGGCAGGTGCGGGAAGCGGCGCATCAGTTGATTCTACAAGCCCGGACCAAACAGTTCGCTCTCTTCTTGGTCGGACATGTTACTAAGGACGGCATGGTGGCCGGGCCAAAACTTCTGGAGCACATGGTCGATACCGTTATCTATTTCGAGGGAGACAGTTCGCATCTCTATCGTATCCTCAGGGCCACGAAGAACCGTTTCGGCTCGGTGTCGGAAATTGGTCTTTTCGAGATGTTGCCTGAAGGATTAGTTGAAGTTGTCAATCCCTCATCGTTGTTCATGTCCGATCGCAACGATGCTCCCCGCACAGGTTCTGTTGTGACAAGTATCTGTCAGGGACAACGCCCAATCCTGGTTGAGATTCAAGCCCTGGTGTCGCCTTCCAGTTATGGGAATCCCCAGCGTGTCGCCGGAGGAATTGACAACAAGCGACTGGCTTTGTTGCTGGCGATTCTCGAACGACGAGGCGGTTATCCGATGGGGGCTAATGATGTTTTTGTTTCGGTCGCTGGGGGATTGCGCCTTTCGGAACCGGCGGTTGATTTGCCGGTGCTGATCGCCATAGCGTCATCGGTGCTGAATCGTCCGGTCGATCCCCACACTCTGGTGGTGGGGGAGGTTGGCCTGTCGGGAGAGGTGCGCGGTATTACAATGATTGACCAGCGAATAAATGAGGCGGGCAAGATGGGGCTTAAGACCGTTGTTGCACCAGTGTCGAGTCTGGGACGGGTCAAAGCAACTGATGTCAATGTGGTCGGGGTGAAGACATTATCCGCGACATTGGAGAATCTTCTGGGCTAA
- a CDS encoding DUF494 domain-containing protein — translation MRNRVLEIVVVLIDFMQGDGATLVNSEEVSTALEAEGYSEDEIASAYSWLLHRFDNAPEQFFSQFPTASSSIRVLTQAERTQLSPEAYGYLLKLVHLSLIDAEQLEMLLERVSVFGPRAVDLEQLKLIASSVVFDELSDLDLFDMTDGTPSQSARVN, via the coding sequence ATGCGCAATAGAGTATTGGAAATAGTCGTTGTTTTGATAGATTTCATGCAGGGTGATGGTGCAACGCTGGTAAATTCTGAGGAAGTCTCAACTGCCCTTGAAGCCGAGGGTTATTCCGAGGACGAAATAGCCTCTGCCTACTCATGGCTTTTACACCGCTTTGATAATGCGCCGGAACAGTTTTTCTCCCAGTTTCCGACCGCCAGTTCCTCGATTCGGGTTCTGACTCAGGCCGAACGTACGCAACTGTCGCCGGAGGCTTATGGCTATTTACTCAAGCTGGTGCACTTATCATTGATAGATGCCGAGCAGTTGGAGATGCTTCTTGAGCGGGTCTCAGTCTTTGGACCGCGCGCAGTGGATTTGGAGCAGCTGAAGCTCATCGCTTCTTCGGTTGTATTTGACGAACTCAGTGATCTTGATTTGTTTGATATGACTGATGGCACTCCTTCGCAGTCGGCTCGAGTCAACTGA
- a CDS encoding ABC transporter permease → MASPLEGLGRRGVDFVVTLGGMTIMLGRFVIALKDIPRSFGIITQQIYTLGVQSLPLIVIISVFVGAVSAWQAAYQFKFIGAPLHYLGHAVGKAVVIELAPVLSAIVFAGRVGAGIAAELGTMKVTEQIDALESMGISPIRYLVMPRILACVLMVPFLVIFANFVAIMGGLVVSVLGVDVSSETFLSGFRNSFKMVDLVNGLVKAAVFGSIIGLVGCYEGFQTRGGAEGVGKATTSSVVISSVGILVFNFIFAVILFRI, encoded by the coding sequence ATGGCTTCACCACTGGAAGGATTGGGACGCCGAGGAGTCGATTTTGTGGTCACGCTGGGAGGCATGACCATTATGCTGGGGCGTTTCGTAATTGCTCTTAAAGACATTCCCCGGTCGTTCGGTATAATTACTCAGCAGATCTACACTCTGGGTGTTCAGTCATTGCCTCTGATTGTCATTATCTCCGTTTTCGTCGGGGCAGTGTCCGCATGGCAGGCAGCATATCAGTTCAAATTTATCGGCGCGCCACTACATTATCTTGGACACGCAGTAGGGAAAGCGGTCGTTATCGAATTAGCTCCGGTGCTGTCAGCCATAGTATTCGCCGGTCGAGTGGGAGCTGGTATCGCCGCCGAACTGGGAACGATGAAAGTCACCGAACAAATCGATGCTCTTGAATCAATGGGCATCAGTCCCATTCGATATCTTGTCATGCCGCGTATTCTGGCCTGTGTGTTGATGGTTCCGTTTCTCGTGATCTTCGCTAACTTTGTCGCTATCATGGGCGGGCTGGTGGTTAGTGTCTTGGGCGTTGATGTTTCCAGTGAGACTTTTCTGTCCGGATTTCGCAATTCGTTCAAGATGGTCGATCTCGTCAATGGTCTGGTCAAGGCCGCCGTGTTCGGTTCCATAATCGGGCTGGTCGGTTGCTACGAAGGTTTTCAGACTCGAGGTGGAGCCGAGGGGGTGGGGAAAGCCACTACATCATCGGTTGTGATCTCATCGGTCGGTATACTGGTGTTTAATTTCATTTTTGCTGTAATACTTTTTCGGATATAG
- a CDS encoding uracil-DNA glycosylase, which yields MKEESGNINDMLRRALKAQAELGLGEMIVSPAALAVAEGDKEVPVMNDSETNAPDMFNGVVPTLAPAEYESLEEHREDICHCHLCPLGDSRTKFVYGVGNPEADLMFVGEAPGRDEDLKGEPFVGRAGQLLDKILIAMQMTRQEVYIANILKCRPPGNRDPQPDEMDKCFPFLKEQVRLIRPKAICALGRIAAQALLETKTPLGKLRRQWHNFEGIATLVTYHPAALLRFPKYKRDTWEDMQMILARLKGEQ from the coding sequence ATGAAAGAAGAATCAGGGAACATAAATGACATGCTGCGCCGAGCGCTCAAAGCTCAGGCAGAGCTTGGACTAGGAGAGATGATCGTTAGTCCGGCGGCTCTGGCAGTTGCGGAGGGAGACAAAGAAGTACCAGTTATGAACGACTCCGAGACAAACGCTCCGGATATGTTCAACGGCGTAGTTCCAACACTTGCACCTGCCGAATACGAATCTCTGGAGGAACACAGGGAGGACATTTGTCATTGTCATCTTTGTCCGTTGGGGGATTCCCGGACAAAGTTCGTTTACGGTGTTGGTAATCCCGAAGCAGACTTGATGTTTGTCGGTGAGGCTCCGGGTCGGGATGAAGACCTCAAGGGGGAGCCATTTGTCGGTCGAGCAGGGCAGTTGCTCGACAAGATCCTGATTGCAATGCAGATGACCCGACAAGAGGTATACATTGCCAACATCCTTAAATGTCGTCCTCCGGGAAATCGTGATCCCCAACCTGATGAAATGGATAAATGCTTTCCATTCCTCAAGGAACAAGTCCGATTGATTCGGCCGAAAGCAATTTGTGCTCTTGGTCGCATTGCCGCGCAGGCATTGCTGGAGACAAAGACACCATTGGGTAAGCTGCGCCGCCAGTGGCATAATTTTGAGGGTATCGCAACCCTGGTGACTTATCATCCGGCGGCGTTGTTGCGGTTTCCCAAGTACAAGCGAGATACCTGGGAGGATATGCAGATGATACTGGCCCGATTGAAGGGTGAGCAATAG
- the dnaB gene encoding replicative DNA helicase: MAYRTQNEKKREDLQPPQNIDAEKAVLGSILKDDQAMDVVLEVFDHDAAFYVPKHRMIFKAMLDLNKQHEPCDITTVASALADKSQLEGAQGIGGRVYLVDLAEYVASTANVQKHADIILEKFLLRRLIQTTREITRSAYDHAGTVDDILDIAEKNIFVISEQRLRKGFVSIKDLIPSTFDEIENLQSPDSGLIGVRTGYTDLDVITNGLHKGELVIVAGRPSMGKSALAMNIAEHVAIELGKGVGIFSLEMSKEQLALRTLCGRARISQQKLRAGKLRDEEWSRLTIAGGPLSEAPIYIDDSPTASSLEIRAKARRLKSQGDANLGLIIVDYLQMAYGSGRFENRQQEMASISRSLKALAKEIEVPVLACSQLSRQVEQRGGEKRPQLSDLRESGAIEQDADVVMFIYRPEHYMAHAEKTDPKFQEVEGKAEIIVAKQRNGPTGVVRLAFVKEFARFENLAPGYREVPSDVEPVGGDDMHSPF, encoded by the coding sequence ATGGCCTACCGAACCCAGAACGAGAAAAAACGCGAGGATCTGCAACCTCCTCAAAATATAGACGCTGAGAAGGCTGTACTTGGCTCGATCCTCAAGGACGATCAGGCCATGGACGTTGTACTGGAAGTATTTGATCACGACGCTGCTTTCTATGTTCCTAAACACAGAATGATTTTCAAGGCGATGCTCGACCTAAACAAGCAACATGAGCCGTGCGACATAACAACTGTCGCAAGTGCGCTGGCCGACAAGAGTCAGCTTGAAGGAGCCCAGGGCATAGGTGGCCGGGTCTATCTCGTTGATCTGGCCGAGTATGTGGCTTCAACCGCCAATGTGCAGAAACATGCCGACATCATTCTCGAAAAATTCCTCCTGCGGCGACTCATACAGACGACGCGAGAGATCACCCGAAGTGCGTACGATCATGCCGGCACGGTCGACGACATTCTCGACATAGCCGAGAAGAATATCTTTGTTATTTCTGAGCAACGTTTGCGCAAGGGTTTTGTGTCGATCAAAGATCTGATCCCTTCGACTTTTGACGAGATCGAGAATCTTCAATCGCCCGACAGCGGACTCATCGGTGTCCGCACTGGCTATACTGATCTGGATGTAATTACCAATGGTCTTCACAAGGGGGAGTTAGTTATCGTTGCCGGGCGGCCGTCGATGGGTAAATCGGCCCTGGCTATGAATATCGCTGAACATGTGGCTATCGAGTTGGGCAAAGGTGTTGGTATCTTTTCGCTCGAAATGTCCAAAGAACAGTTGGCGCTACGTACTCTGTGTGGCCGGGCGCGTATATCACAGCAGAAGCTGCGAGCCGGCAAGTTGCGTGATGAAGAATGGAGCCGCCTCACTATCGCCGGGGGACCGTTGTCGGAAGCACCCATCTATATTGATGATTCTCCGACGGCATCATCGCTTGAGATTCGAGCCAAGGCTCGTCGTTTGAAATCGCAGGGCGACGCCAATCTTGGCCTTATCATCGTTGACTATCTTCAGATGGCATATGGCTCCGGTCGTTTCGAAAACCGCCAGCAGGAGATGGCCAGTATTTCGCGCAGTCTCAAGGCGCTGGCCAAGGAGATTGAGGTGCCGGTGCTGGCCTGTTCGCAGTTATCGCGCCAGGTGGAGCAGCGCGGGGGCGAAAAACGTCCGCAACTATCTGACTTGCGCGAATCGGGAGCTATTGAACAGGATGCCGACGTGGTTATGTTTATCTATCGCCCCGAACATTACATGGCTCATGCAGAGAAGACCGATCCTAAGTTTCAGGAAGTCGAAGGCAAAGCTGAGATCATCGTAGCCAAGCAGCGCAATGGTCCGACGGGCGTGGTTCGTCTGGCATTTGTTAAAGAATTTGCCCGGTTTGAGAATCTCGCACCGGGCTACAGGGAAGTTCCCTCCGACGTAGAGCCGGTCGGGGGTGATGATATGCATTCTCCGTTCTAA
- the tgt gene encoding tRNA guanosine(34) transglycosylase Tgt: MSELIYTLKNADGGARRGEVATAHGTFQTPAFMPVGTAGAVKALTSEDLESCGAEIILGNTYHLYLRPGIEIIKAQGGLAKFNGWNKPTLTDSGGYQVFSLKETSKITDEGVEFRSHHDGSKHMFTPAKVMEIEHAIGADIIMAFDQCVPYPADRELAATGVRRTHEWATICRDTHNRLSMNEEKQLRCLFGIVQGSTYEDLRTQSAEQIMALDLPGNAIGGLSVGESMDEMEDILAHTIQYLPEDKPRYLMGVGYPENILMAVSYGIDMFDCVLPTRNARTGNVFTSEGPIVYRNAEYANDERPLDPNCDCKVCKRYSRAYIRHLYNQSEITGMVLASYHSTYFFQNLMQNIRTSIEQGRFDSFRKEFLERYRQSQL; this comes from the coding sequence ATGAGCGAATTGATCTATACTCTCAAGAATGCCGATGGCGGCGCTCGTCGCGGTGAAGTTGCCACCGCTCACGGGACGTTTCAGACGCCAGCCTTTATGCCGGTCGGAACGGCCGGAGCGGTCAAGGCACTGACATCGGAAGACCTCGAATCGTGTGGGGCGGAGATCATTCTTGGCAATACCTACCATCTCTATCTCAGACCCGGTATTGAGATTATCAAAGCTCAGGGCGGGCTTGCAAAGTTCAACGGCTGGAACAAACCGACCCTTACCGACAGTGGCGGGTATCAAGTATTCTCGCTGAAAGAGACGTCTAAGATCACTGATGAGGGCGTGGAATTTCGTTCGCATCACGATGGCTCCAAACATATGTTTACACCGGCAAAAGTGATGGAGATTGAACACGCCATCGGGGCCGACATCATCATGGCTTTCGATCAATGTGTTCCTTATCCGGCTGACCGTGAATTGGCCGCGACCGGTGTTCGCCGCACCCACGAATGGGCGACCATTTGTCGTGACACTCATAACCGACTCTCAATGAATGAAGAAAAGCAGCTTCGCTGCCTGTTTGGGATTGTTCAGGGTTCGACTTATGAAGACCTGCGAACCCAATCGGCTGAGCAGATTATGGCGCTTGATCTGCCGGGTAATGCCATTGGTGGTTTGTCGGTGGGGGAGAGCATGGACGAGATGGAGGACATTCTGGCCCATACTATTCAATATCTACCGGAAGATAAACCGAGGTATCTGATGGGGGTTGGTTATCCCGAGAATATTCTCATGGCGGTTTCATACGGGATTGATATGTTTGATTGTGTGCTGCCGACGCGTAACGCCCGCACGGGAAATGTGTTTACATCAGAAGGACCGATTGTGTATCGCAACGCTGAATATGCCAATGATGAACGCCCGCTTGATCCCAACTGTGATTGCAAGGTTTGTAAGCGTTACAGCCGGGCGTATATTCGTCATTTGTACAATCAGTCCGAGATTACGGGAATGGTGTTGGCGAGCTATCACTCGACGTATTTCTTCCAGAACCTGATGCAGAACATCCGCACATCGATTGAGCAGGGCCGCTTCGATTCGTTCCGGAAAGAGTTTTTGGAGAGGTATAGGCAGTCACAGTTGTAG
- a CDS encoding ABC transporter ATP-binding protein, with translation MDAPFIQIQDLHKAFNGQSVLNGINLDIGIGESITVIGQSGCGKSVLLKHIIRLLEPDQGQVVFDGENLADLDARSLTAVRQRAGMLFQSAALFDSMTVAENVGLGLRESRQHTDDQIDQIVIDKLKMVGLADAADKHPSELSGGMRKRVGLARAIANDPDVLLYDEPTTGLDPITADMINDMIVSLNKMLKVTSISVTHDMTSAYKIADRIIMLYLGKIQFDGTPDQLRQSDDPIVQQFITGSATGPIGVG, from the coding sequence ATGGATGCTCCTTTCATACAGATTCAGGACCTGCATAAAGCCTTCAACGGACAGTCAGTACTCAATGGTATAAACCTCGACATAGGGATTGGCGAATCAATTACTGTTATCGGCCAGTCCGGGTGTGGCAAATCGGTCCTGCTCAAGCATATCATTCGTCTATTGGAACCGGACCAGGGGCAAGTTGTTTTTGATGGCGAGAACCTGGCTGATCTTGATGCCCGTTCCCTGACGGCCGTACGCCAGCGAGCGGGGATGCTATTTCAGTCGGCGGCTCTGTTTGATTCCATGACTGTGGCAGAAAACGTTGGTCTTGGTTTGAGAGAATCACGCCAGCACACCGACGATCAGATTGATCAAATTGTAATTGATAAACTAAAGATGGTCGGACTGGCCGATGCCGCCGACAAACACCCATCCGAACTGTCGGGCGGAATGCGGAAACGGGTTGGTCTGGCACGAGCTATTGCCAATGATCCCGATGTGCTTCTGTACGACGAACCGACTACCGGACTGGACCCGATTACAGCAGACATGATCAACGACATGATTGTCAGTCTCAACAAGATGCTCAAGGTGACTTCGATATCCGTCACCCACGACATGACATCCGCCTACAAAATTGCCGACCGCATTATCATGCTCTACCTTGGGAAGATTCAGTTTGACGGTACCCCCGATCAACTGCGACAATCAGACGATCCAATCGTTCAACAGTTTATCACCGGCAGTGCGACCGGCCCCATCGGAGTGGGCTGA